Proteins encoded together in one Streptomyces sp. B1I3 window:
- a CDS encoding SdrD B-like domain-containing protein, with amino-acid sequence MIRKTKWLGTLALACALTVTGSPGPAGAAPGEGKLTINLLRDFAAKGDRNPNIQVPHGPGTVRLCERRNRPCRTYPIGADGTVEIDTTTWTGSPGRYSVELLDWADKYDPATGQGFLHPSLAGPGLSSHLGFVDLRNGKDATLDFGVWNPDDYCQDNPDLATPCQQAATKPGGKTLVSFPYTSRGDTQGNSNNPTALANGTQTGTAYGVAYRKKDRRIFTGAYAKRHGDYGPGGPGAIYVTDRGTGATTLFATVPNAGTTAHNQADRIDADFAAVVGQESLGDIEISGDGSRLYVVNMNDRSLYTYDATQPTVAAPVGAPLPIPATACTPAADWRPMGLGMRDGVLYVGGVCSAQSSQNVNQLRAVVWKFNPATGTFGAAPVVDEPLDFPRDPAVDPTPGNWKPWTKDDLTQFPDGGNTQWAYPQPMLSDIEIERDGSLILGFRDRMGDQSGLAIPNANPAKANVIESIATGGDLYRVCRTITGAYEWEGGAACPRTGSEFYKGDEWFTGGSHLETVQGALALPLGGDRVAATVMDPVRTVNSTGAGFFDRWQGDRGADPSQQGLGLSYADDGGFGKANGLGDLELLCDEPPVQIGSRVWLDKADGTQSYDETAGIPGVTVILRDATGQEIARKKTDAKGEYYFDHRDGLRPNTQYTLEFDKSTVQPTADYEAEELEWTPNTGPNPATNSDAEPDGGDPQADTATADVTTGPPGTIDHDIDAGLWVAS; translated from the coding sequence GTGATCAGGAAGACAAAGTGGTTGGGGACGCTGGCCCTGGCCTGTGCGCTCACGGTGACGGGGTCTCCGGGCCCCGCAGGTGCCGCGCCGGGCGAGGGCAAGCTGACCATCAACCTTCTGCGGGACTTCGCCGCCAAGGGCGACCGGAACCCGAACATCCAGGTACCGCACGGACCGGGGACGGTCAGGCTCTGCGAGCGGCGCAACCGCCCGTGCCGCACCTACCCGATCGGGGCCGACGGCACCGTCGAGATCGATACCACCACGTGGACCGGGTCCCCGGGCCGGTACAGCGTCGAACTGCTCGACTGGGCCGACAAGTACGACCCCGCCACCGGGCAGGGCTTCCTCCATCCGTCCCTCGCCGGGCCGGGGCTCTCGTCGCACCTCGGCTTCGTCGACCTGAGGAACGGCAAGGACGCCACCCTCGACTTCGGGGTGTGGAACCCGGATGACTACTGCCAGGACAACCCCGATCTGGCCACACCCTGCCAGCAGGCCGCGACCAAGCCCGGCGGCAAGACCCTGGTCTCCTTCCCCTACACCTCCCGTGGCGACACCCAGGGCAACTCCAACAACCCCACGGCGCTCGCCAACGGGACCCAGACCGGCACCGCCTACGGCGTGGCGTACCGCAAGAAGGACCGGCGCATCTTCACCGGCGCGTACGCAAAGCGGCACGGCGACTACGGCCCCGGTGGTCCGGGCGCCATCTACGTGACGGATCGGGGCACCGGTGCGACCACCCTCTTCGCCACCGTGCCGAACGCCGGCACCACCGCCCACAACCAAGCGGACCGCATCGACGCTGACTTCGCAGCTGTGGTGGGACAGGAGTCGCTCGGCGACATCGAGATCTCGGGCGACGGCTCCCGGCTCTACGTCGTCAACATGAACGACCGCAGCCTCTACACCTACGACGCCACGCAGCCCACTGTCGCGGCGCCCGTCGGCGCTCCGCTGCCCATCCCCGCCACCGCGTGCACCCCGGCGGCCGACTGGCGGCCGATGGGCCTGGGCATGCGCGACGGGGTCCTGTACGTGGGCGGCGTCTGTTCCGCCCAGAGCAGCCAGAACGTCAACCAGCTGCGGGCCGTGGTCTGGAAGTTCAACCCGGCCACCGGGACATTCGGCGCCGCGCCCGTCGTCGACGAGCCGCTGGACTTCCCCCGCGATCCCGCCGTCGACCCCACCCCGGGCAACTGGAAGCCGTGGACCAAGGACGACCTGACGCAGTTCCCCGACGGCGGCAACACGCAGTGGGCCTACCCGCAGCCGATGCTCAGCGACATCGAGATCGAGCGCGACGGTTCGCTGATCCTGGGCTTCCGTGACCGCATGGGCGACCAGTCCGGGCTGGCAATCCCCAACGCCAACCCGGCCAAGGCCAACGTCATCGAGAGCATCGCGACCGGCGGCGACCTCTACAGGGTCTGCCGCACGATCACCGGCGCGTACGAGTGGGAGGGCGGCGCGGCCTGCCCGCGCACCGGCAGCGAGTTCTACAAGGGTGACGAGTGGTTCACGGGAGGCAGCCACCTGGAGACCGTGCAGGGCGCCCTGGCACTGCCGCTCGGTGGGGACCGCGTGGCCGCCACCGTGATGGACCCGGTCCGGACGGTCAATTCCACCGGTGCCGGCTTCTTCGACCGCTGGCAGGGTGACCGCGGTGCCGACCCGTCGCAGCAGGGGCTCGGCCTCTCCTACGCAGACGACGGCGGCTTCGGCAAGGCCAACGGCCTCGGCGACCTGGAGCTGCTCTGTGACGAGCCGCCGGTCCAGATCGGCAGCCGGGTGTGGCTCGACAAGGCCGACGGCACCCAGAGTTATGACGAGACCGCGGGCATCCCCGGTGTGACGGTGATCCTGCGCGACGCGACGGGTCAGGAGATCGCGCGCAAGAAGACCGACGCCAAGGGCGAGTACTACTTCGACCACCGCGACGGCCTGCGCCCCAACACCCAGTACACACTGGAGTTCGACAAGTCGACGGTCCAACCGACCGCCGACTACGAGGCGGAGGAACTCGAGTGGACCCCGAACACCGGCCCCAACCCGGCGACCAACTCCGACGCGGAGCCGGACGGCGGTGATCCCCAGGCGGACACCGCTACGGCGGACGTCACCACCGGCCCACCCGGCACGATCGACCACGACATCGACGCGGGTCTATGGGTCGCCAGCTGA
- a CDS encoding Dyp-type peroxidase produces MDTHCDASMDPQPSPLYRRRLLGGLAVAVPAAAAGWAVAGRDRRPAARAPEAVTGVTGAAAAAAVAPEGPRQAGVDRPAQPQQYTVLTVFDLTPPGGAADRGAGEVRYPAALLSDLGRRVLDVCGGAGEELGGLPPGDLSVTVGVGPRLVAAVDGRLPGAAGLPEALDKAVPDLARQGDLMVQICAADPQVVAHAERLLTSWLGERSALPRWSQDGFRPPVREPGPVRNLLGFLDGVSVPRTERDLAREVWLAGPERVRGATVAVVRRLRLDVAGFLAQDVTRQERVVGRRRSDAAPLSGGGPAAAVDLGAKTPDGRYLVPLMSHVRRAHPAATGSGLMLRRGYSFSNGPDDQGLLFIAFQRELRTYVETQRRLDDGDELSAFATATASGTYLVLPGFSALRPLGSSLFA; encoded by the coding sequence GTGGACACTCATTGTGACGCCTCGATGGATCCGCAACCGTCGCCGCTGTACCGACGCCGGCTCCTGGGCGGACTCGCGGTCGCGGTACCGGCCGCGGCGGCGGGGTGGGCGGTCGCGGGCAGGGACCGGCGCCCGGCCGCTCGTGCTCCGGAGGCAGTCACGGGCGTCACCGGGGCGGCGGCCGCTGCGGCCGTAGCACCCGAGGGGCCGAGGCAGGCGGGAGTGGACCGTCCTGCGCAGCCGCAGCAGTACACGGTCCTGACGGTCTTCGACCTGACACCCCCCGGCGGTGCGGCGGACCGTGGCGCCGGCGAAGTGCGCTACCCAGCCGCACTGTTGTCCGATCTCGGCCGGCGGGTGCTGGATGTCTGCGGGGGTGCCGGCGAAGAACTGGGTGGGCTCCCGCCGGGGGATCTCAGTGTCACGGTCGGAGTCGGCCCGCGCCTGGTCGCGGCGGTGGACGGCCGGCTGCCCGGGGCGGCAGGGCTGCCGGAAGCGCTCGACAAGGCCGTGCCGGACCTCGCACGTCAGGGGGACCTGATGGTACAGATCTGCGCCGCGGATCCGCAGGTGGTGGCACATGCCGAGCGGCTCCTGACGAGTTGGCTCGGCGAGAGGTCGGCGCTACCGCGCTGGTCCCAGGACGGCTTCCGGCCGCCCGTCCGCGAACCCGGTCCCGTGCGCAACCTGCTGGGGTTCCTCGACGGCGTATCCGTCCCGCGTACGGAGCGGGATCTGGCCCGGGAGGTCTGGCTGGCCGGGCCTGAGCGGGTCCGCGGAGCCACCGTCGCCGTAGTCCGAAGGCTGCGCCTGGACGTGGCGGGCTTCCTCGCCCAGGACGTCACGCGGCAGGAACGGGTCGTCGGCCGACGGAGGTCCGACGCGGCGCCGCTCAGCGGCGGCGGGCCGGCAGCGGCCGTCGACCTCGGAGCGAAGACGCCGGACGGCAGGTACCTGGTCCCGCTGATGTCCCATGTCCGGCGGGCCCATCCGGCGGCGACCGGGAGCGGACTGATGCTGCGCCGGGGCTACAGCTTCTCCAACGGGCCGGACGATCAGGGCCTGCTGTTCATCGCCTTCCAGCGGGAGCTGCGGACGTACGTGGAGACCCAGCGGCGGCTGGACGACGGCGACGAGCTGTCCGCCTTCGCCACGGCGACAGCTTCCGGTACCTACCTGGTGCTGCCCGGGTTCTCGGCGCTACGCCCTCTGGGCTCTTCGCTGTTCGCCTGA
- a CDS encoding nitrous oxide reductase family maturation protein NosD: protein MPSQAATINTALDRARPGDLVLVSPGVYHESVRIRTERVNLRGTDRGRVVIDGQGRRANGVMVTAPGVSVENLTVRNHLLNGVLVTGMSDGNGGLARGSDGYRHLDPAKFPPLKGFRVRYVTAHANGLYGIYAFNAQHGVLEHNHASGSADSGLYVGQCKPCHILVRDNVAEHNAIGYEGTNASGPIWVLRNRFAGNRVGLTVNSDYQEAYVPQQGGTVAGNLIADNADPATPEQADGAFGIGIGIAGGQGNELLHNRITGNPRAGVVLASNEDLAPTENRLRENTLTGNGVDIAYRASVRAPGRGNCLDGNTLSTTLPGNLESIATCPHGHPEAAGQSPRTDPAPPGIPFLDVPPPPAQPSLPDAATAPSSPADGLPGPVDPGGVPLPGPDLFADRSRPTTPAR from the coding sequence GTGCCGTCTCAGGCAGCCACCATCAACACCGCGCTCGATCGGGCGCGGCCGGGCGACCTCGTGCTGGTCTCGCCCGGCGTCTACCACGAGAGCGTACGGATCCGCACCGAACGAGTGAACCTGCGCGGCACCGACCGGGGCAGAGTGGTCATCGACGGCCAGGGCCGACGCGCCAACGGCGTGATGGTCACCGCTCCCGGCGTCTCGGTCGAGAACCTGACCGTCCGCAACCACCTCCTCAACGGCGTGCTCGTCACCGGCATGAGCGACGGCAACGGCGGCCTCGCCAGGGGCAGTGACGGCTATCGGCACCTCGACCCGGCCAAGTTCCCCCCGCTGAAGGGCTTTCGGGTGCGCTACGTCACCGCTCACGCGAACGGCCTCTACGGCATCTACGCGTTCAACGCCCAGCACGGCGTCCTGGAACACAACCACGCTTCGGGCAGCGCCGACTCCGGGCTCTACGTCGGCCAGTGCAAGCCCTGTCACATCCTCGTCCGCGACAACGTCGCCGAGCACAATGCCATCGGCTACGAGGGGACCAACGCCAGTGGGCCGATCTGGGTGCTGCGCAACCGCTTCGCCGGAAACCGGGTGGGGCTGACGGTCAACTCCGACTACCAGGAGGCCTACGTCCCCCAGCAGGGCGGCACCGTCGCCGGGAACCTGATCGCCGACAACGCGGACCCGGCCACCCCCGAACAGGCCGACGGCGCCTTCGGTATCGGCATCGGCATCGCCGGCGGGCAGGGCAACGAACTCCTCCACAACCGGATCACCGGCAACCCCCGGGCAGGCGTCGTACTCGCCTCCAACGAGGACCTCGCCCCGACGGAGAACCGGCTCCGCGAGAACACGCTCACCGGCAACGGCGTGGACATCGCCTACCGCGCCTCCGTACGAGCGCCCGGGCGCGGGAACTGCCTGGACGGCAACACCCTGAGCACCACCCTGCCCGGCAACCTGGAGTCCATCGCCACCTGCCCGCACGGCCATCCCGAGGCCGCCGGCCAGTCCCCGCGCACCGACCCCGCGCCTCCCGGCATCCCCTTCCTGGACGTCCCTCCGCCGCCGGCCCAGCCCTCGCTGCCGGACGCCGCGACCGCGCCGTCCTCCCCCGCCGACGGACTGCCCGGCCCCGTCGATCCCGGCGGGGTGCCTCTGCCCGGCCCCGATCTGTTCGCCGACCGCAGCCGGCCGACGACCCCAGCCCGATGA
- a CDS encoding VOC family protein: MAVLRMDNVGIVVEDLDAAIAFFLELGMELEGRTEVEGPVADRCTGLDGVHCDIAMVRTPDGHGRLELARYRSPAVISAGPRTRPHNILGTHRVMFAVDDIEDTVARLRPHGAELVGGIARFEDSYLLCYVRGPEGIIVGLAEQLN; the protein is encoded by the coding sequence ATGGCTGTTCTGCGGATGGACAACGTCGGCATCGTCGTCGAGGACCTCGACGCCGCCATCGCGTTCTTCTTGGAACTCGGTATGGAGCTGGAGGGCAGGACGGAGGTCGAGGGCCCCGTCGCCGACCGGTGCACCGGACTCGACGGCGTCCACTGTGACATCGCGATGGTCCGGACCCCGGACGGTCACGGCCGACTCGAGCTGGCGAGGTACCGCAGCCCCGCGGTGATCAGCGCCGGGCCGCGCACCCGGCCGCACAACATCCTGGGTACGCACCGCGTCATGTTCGCCGTCGACGACATCGAGGACACCGTTGCCCGCCTGCGCCCTCACGGCGCCGAACTCGTCGGCGGGATCGCCCGGTTCGAGGACAGCTATCTACTCTGCTACGTCCGCGGCCCCGAGGGCATCATCGTCGGACTGGCCGAGCAACTGAACTGA
- a CDS encoding DoxX family protein: protein MPGAGPGSSVSVGAVASTVDFFPQTWLPWLAALKAAGTAGLLLGLMGVPVTGVIAATGLVLFLIGAIAAHIRARVHDDIAFPGGYLTLATTALVLAVAR from the coding sequence ATGCCCGGAGCCGGCCCCGGCTCGAGTGTGAGTGTCGGCGCGGTCGCGTCGACGGTGGACTTCTTCCCGCAGACCTGGCTCCCGTGGCTCGCTGCGCTCAAGGCCGCAGGAACCGCCGGTCTCCTCCTCGGTCTCATGGGTGTCCCGGTCACCGGTGTTATCGCCGCGACCGGGCTGGTCCTGTTCCTCATCGGCGCCATCGCCGCACACATCCGCGCTCGCGTCCATGACGACATCGCTTTTCCTGGCGGCTATCTGACTTTGGCCACTACGGCTCTCGTCCTCGCCGTCGCGCGGTGA
- the map gene encoding type I methionyl aminopeptidase produces MIEILNHTRLTRARDTGALVAGILQTLKGRSTIGTNLLDIDRWTKAMIIEAGATSCYVDYAPSFGRGPFGHYICTAVNDAVLHGRPHNYTLADGDLLTLDLAVSKAGVAADAAISFIVGDTKPPESVAMISATERALAAAIAAAGPGARIGDISHAIGTVLSEAGYPINTEFGGHGIGSTMHQDPHVPNTGRPGRGYKLRPGLLLALEPWVMADTAQLVTDADGWTLRSATGCRAAHSEHTIAITDDGAEILTLPEQTQP; encoded by the coding sequence ATGATCGAGATCCTGAACCACACCCGCCTGACCCGAGCAAGAGACACAGGCGCCCTGGTTGCCGGCATCCTGCAGACGTTGAAGGGCCGTAGCACGATCGGCACGAACCTTCTGGACATCGACCGGTGGACCAAGGCCATGATCATCGAGGCGGGAGCCACGTCCTGTTACGTCGACTACGCGCCGTCCTTCGGACGCGGCCCGTTCGGCCACTACATCTGCACGGCCGTAAACGACGCGGTGCTCCACGGAAGGCCGCACAACTACACGCTCGCCGACGGTGATCTGCTGACACTCGACCTCGCTGTCTCCAAGGCCGGGGTCGCCGCAGACGCCGCCATCAGCTTCATCGTGGGTGACACAAAGCCCCCGGAGAGCGTCGCGATGATCAGCGCAACTGAACGCGCGCTGGCGGCGGCGATCGCCGCCGCCGGGCCCGGGGCCCGCATCGGTGACATCTCTCATGCCATCGGCACGGTTCTCAGCGAGGCGGGCTACCCCATCAACACCGAGTTCGGCGGTCATGGCATCGGATCAACGATGCACCAGGACCCGCACGTACCGAACACCGGACGGCCTGGCCGTGGATACAAACTGCGCCCCGGGCTACTACTGGCACTGGAGCCGTGGGTCATGGCGGACACCGCGCAACTCGTCACCGATGCCGACGGGTGGACACTCCGAAGCGCGACAGGCTGCCGCGCAGCACACAGCGAGCACACGATCGCCATCACCGACGACGGAGCCGAAATCCTCACCTTGCCGGAGCAGACGCAGCCCTGA
- a CDS encoding TetR/AcrR family transcriptional regulator, producing MQTKQNGPIGRPRGFDADEALERAMLVFWEHGYEGASLANLTGAMGISTTSMYAAFGNKEELFRKALERYTEGPSAYLARALEEPTALGVAAAILAGTVRTTTRPAHPHGCLGVQGALATSNSGQETRDLLVAWRNDGYSCVRERFRRAVDDGDLPSETDPGLLARCLTTFAYGIAVQAASGVGRDELQEMADAALRNWPLS from the coding sequence GTGCAGACCAAACAGAACGGCCCCATCGGCCGACCGCGAGGATTCGACGCCGACGAAGCTCTCGAGCGCGCCATGCTGGTCTTCTGGGAGCACGGCTACGAGGGAGCCAGCCTGGCCAACCTGACCGGCGCGATGGGCATCTCCACCACCAGCATGTACGCAGCCTTCGGCAACAAGGAGGAGTTGTTCCGCAAGGCTCTGGAGCGTTACACCGAAGGCCCGAGCGCATACCTGGCCCGGGCTCTGGAGGAGCCGACCGCCCTCGGCGTCGCCGCCGCAATCCTGGCCGGCACCGTTCGAACCACCACCCGCCCGGCCCACCCCCACGGGTGTCTGGGCGTCCAGGGCGCCCTGGCCACCAGCAACTCCGGACAGGAAACCCGTGACCTGCTCGTCGCCTGGCGCAACGACGGCTACTCCTGCGTCCGAGAACGGTTCAGGCGAGCCGTCGACGACGGCGACCTGCCCTCCGAGACCGATCCGGGGCTACTGGCCCGCTGCCTCACCACCTTCGCCTACGGCATCGCCGTACAAGCAGCGAGCGGTGTCGGCCGTGACGAACTCCAGGAGATGGCCGACGCCGCCCTGCGCAACTGGCCGCTTTCCTGA
- a CDS encoding ester cyclase, with protein sequence MAARPVNTGTPVTEWLGVAPTGALFKIVEYAIHQVHNGRFAHVTALHDAGALLRQLTG encoded by the coding sequence CTGGCTGCCCGTCCGGTGAACACGGGTACCCCGGTGACGGAATGGCTCGGCGTGGCTCCCACCGGCGCCTTGTTCAAGATCGTCGAGTACGCCATCCATCAGGTCCACAACGGACGGTTCGCACACGTGACCGCCCTGCACGATGCCGGCGCACTTCTCCGGCAGCTGACCGGCTGA
- a CDS encoding SDR family NAD(P)-dependent oxidoreductase, producing the protein MTITLITGANKGIGFETARQLAALGHVVYIGARDVGRGEKAAATLGARFVQLDVTDDASVSSALAAIDSAEGRLDVLVNNAGVLGHGATDGPTALRAFDTNAVGVVRVTEAALPLLRKSSNPTVVTVSSSAGSFWAVTNPDRPEFNLPLALYSASKSAATMLTVQYAKSQPGIKFNAVEPGTTATDLTAAFGVGRAPEESARVVVRLATLDADGPTGTFQDENGEVPW; encoded by the coding sequence ATGACCATCACACTGATCACCGGGGCCAACAAGGGCATCGGTTTCGAGACAGCCAGACAGCTTGCGGCGTTGGGCCACGTTGTCTACATCGGTGCTCGCGACGTCGGCCGAGGTGAGAAGGCCGCAGCGACGCTTGGCGCACGCTTCGTGCAGCTCGACGTGACCGATGACGCATCGGTGAGCAGCGCGCTGGCGGCGATCGACTCGGCCGAGGGCCGGCTCGACGTCCTGGTGAACAACGCAGGCGTCCTGGGGCACGGAGCGACCGACGGCCCCACGGCTCTCCGGGCCTTTGACACCAACGCGGTGGGAGTCGTGCGCGTCACGGAGGCGGCGCTTCCCCTGCTGCGCAAGTCCTCGAACCCCACAGTGGTCACCGTCTCGAGCAGTGCCGGGTCGTTCTGGGCAGTGACCAATCCTGACCGGCCAGAGTTCAACCTGCCGTTGGCGCTCTACTCGGCGTCCAAGTCCGCAGCCACCATGCTCACGGTCCAGTACGCCAAGTCCCAGCCGGGCATCAAGTTCAACGCAGTCGAGCCCGGCACGACCGCGACCGACCTGACCGCGGCGTTCGGGGTCGGAAGGGCACCGGAGGAGAGCGCCAGGGTCGTCGTGCGTCTCGCTACCCTCGACGCGGACGGTCCGACGGGAACTTTCCAGGACGAAAACGGGGAAGTGCCCTGGTAG
- a CDS encoding SpoIIE family protein phosphatase encodes MNVTGSGAEVPTSGHQRCSGASLGTTWEDVQAPVIAVDGDGLIVSANDAARSMLGRSREELVGQDSHDLLHRDSHGHAPPRTRCALRNALLAGRTQHGESEWFARGDGTLVRLAWLVAPCSPESGKAGALVLLYALDSSVSGEDRGAVPAPLTELDRLALLAETTTQLTSTLDVDEALRRLAALTVPRLADWAVIDLLTERDEVRRALVMEHKGGTLIEREDLQGPMPPVPEESPMPLSRALRGAASSLAGPATYQGSPDSGIAVEQRRLFTETGMHSAIIAPVRGLRDMLGALTLGRAQRPDAFTADDLPLLEDITRRAGLALDNARLYQRQRKVAETMQRHLLPQLPVVPGVEMTARYVPAPHASSVGGDWYDAFALTDSTHALAIGDVVGHDLDAAAGMAQVRNMLRAFAWSRPEATSSAVVTQLDEAVKHIAEVPMVTMILATLALGDNDLWRLCWTNAGHPPPLLVSHDGQARYLTDAHGLLLGTGVSTPRPDAVTVLPPGATVLFYTDGLVESPHRSIDHGLDRLRRHAASLAHRPLDSFCDLLLKQVRPGDNDDDVAMLALRTPTHA; translated from the coding sequence ATGAACGTAACCGGTTCCGGCGCGGAGGTTCCCACGTCCGGTCACCAGCGGTGTTCTGGCGCTTCGCTCGGTACGACGTGGGAGGACGTGCAGGCGCCTGTCATAGCCGTCGACGGTGACGGCCTGATCGTCTCGGCCAATGACGCGGCCCGAAGCATGCTGGGCCGAAGTCGCGAAGAACTCGTCGGGCAGGATTCCCACGACCTGCTGCACCGCGACAGTCACGGGCACGCCCCACCCCGCACCCGCTGTGCGCTGAGGAACGCGCTTCTCGCCGGGAGAACCCAACACGGTGAGTCGGAGTGGTTCGCCCGCGGAGACGGCACCCTTGTCCGGCTGGCCTGGCTCGTCGCACCCTGCTCACCCGAATCGGGGAAGGCGGGCGCGCTGGTGCTGCTGTACGCGTTGGATTCAAGCGTATCGGGCGAGGACCGCGGTGCGGTCCCAGCACCGCTGACGGAGCTGGACCGCTTGGCCCTGCTGGCGGAGACGACCACCCAGCTGACGTCAACCTTGGACGTGGACGAGGCGCTGCGCCGGCTGGCGGCCCTGACCGTGCCCCGGCTCGCGGACTGGGCGGTGATCGACCTGCTCACAGAACGGGACGAGGTGCGGCGCGCTCTGGTGATGGAGCACAAGGGCGGAACGCTGATCGAGCGGGAGGACCTGCAGGGGCCCATGCCCCCCGTGCCGGAGGAGTCCCCGATGCCTCTGTCCCGCGCTCTGCGCGGCGCCGCGTCCTCTCTCGCCGGCCCTGCCACCTATCAGGGCTCGCCTGATTCAGGGATCGCGGTCGAGCAGCGTCGTCTGTTCACCGAGACGGGCATGCACTCCGCCATCATCGCGCCCGTTCGGGGTCTGCGTGACATGCTCGGAGCACTGACCCTGGGACGTGCCCAGCGTCCTGACGCCTTCACTGCCGACGACCTGCCGCTGCTGGAGGACATCACCCGCCGGGCGGGCCTGGCGCTGGACAACGCGCGTCTGTACCAGCGCCAGCGGAAGGTCGCCGAAACCATGCAGCGCCACCTGCTGCCCCAGCTCCCCGTCGTGCCCGGGGTGGAAATGACGGCGCGGTACGTACCCGCTCCGCACGCCTCCTCCGTCGGCGGTGACTGGTACGACGCCTTCGCCCTGACCGACAGCACCCACGCCTTGGCCATAGGTGACGTCGTCGGACACGATCTCGACGCCGCGGCAGGCATGGCGCAGGTCCGTAACATGCTGCGGGCCTTCGCCTGGTCCCGGCCCGAGGCGACGTCCAGCGCCGTGGTCACCCAGCTCGACGAAGCCGTGAAACACATAGCCGAGGTCCCTATGGTGACCATGATTCTGGCCACGCTCGCCCTCGGCGACAACGATCTGTGGCGACTTTGCTGGACGAACGCCGGCCACCCTCCCCCACTGCTGGTCAGCCACGACGGCCAGGCCCGCTACCTGACCGACGCCCACGGCCTTCTGCTCGGCACCGGAGTCAGTACGCCCCGTCCCGATGCCGTCACGGTCCTGCCGCCCGGCGCGACCGTCCTCTTCTACACCGACGGCCTGGTCGAGTCCCCGCACCGCTCCATCGACCATGGACTGGACCGGTTGCGTCGCCACGCGGCCTCTCTCGCCCATCGCCCTTTGGACTCCTTCTGCGACCTGCTGCTGAAACAGGTCCGCCCCGGCGACAACGACGACGACGTCGCCATGCTGGCGCTGCGCACGCCCACTCACGCATAG